A single Aspergillus chevalieri M1 DNA, chromosome 3, nearly complete sequence DNA region contains:
- a CDS encoding uncharacterized protein (COG:F;~EggNog:ENOG410QE8B;~InterPro:IPR000845,IPR035994,IPR011047,IPR027417, IPR007111,IPR015943,IPR001680,IPR020472,IPR017986;~PFAM:PF05729,PF12894,PF00400,PF01048;~go_function: GO:0003824 - catalytic activity [Evidence IEA];~go_function: GO:0005515 - protein binding [Evidence IEA];~go_process: GO:0009116 - nucleoside metabolic process [Evidence IEA]): MTKGNTMASSPPLESYQIGWICALPIEAAAAEEMLDEDFGPLDEQDNADTNIYTLGRIGKHHVVIACMGGRYGTTSATIVANNMMRTFSKSLRVGLMVGIGGGIPTATNDIRLGDIVISYPTDTCGGVLQHDMGRIGEDGKLTRTGSLNSPPRLLLVAADKMRTHMLTKDPSYPYYIEKVIQKNARTRRNFGRPEPRNDRLFQTEYEHPPTADTCDNCLAEWEVSRPEREDNEPQPHYGIIASGNAVVKHGKTRERLQKDTGALCFEMEAAGLMLDFPCIVIRGLCDYADSHKTKRWQGYAALAAASYTKELLSYVPHGQVSQEKLVTDTLTIAKELKSLNSSTNSVVKKIDLQGLKTAAGAAFNSYDNQHTECLSGTRVELLREIEDWTKSPDGKSILWLNGMAGTGKSTISRTVAGCLKRQHLLGATFFFKRGEEDRGTAKKLFPTLVEQLINGLPHMFPEVQMAIDDDPNISENELEEQFEKLLIDPLLRIEQGGETTTRVIVIDALDECDCEDDIRVILRLLPQVRRSTSMQLRFFLTSRPELPIKLGFTEITGVYQDLVLHEIPEPVIERDISLYFKDQFSRLRRERSFSSTWPGDATVKILIDKAFPLFIAAATLCRFIGDVNWNPKKRLDEFLSDQTIYVSKMDRIYVPVLKQLLTGQNEEESQQLLEDFKRIVGAVIILATPLSINALSQLLDREREDVECRLGRLHSVLSIPNDFDTPVRVFHLSFRDFLLDHQKVTIEKLESLIQGDKYSEISGFFYDAKRFVRKNRQIVASAPLQLYSSGLIFAPNNSTIKGQFHSELAAWGQLPRVEENWSVELQTLEGHSGWVESVAFSPNGQLLASGSNDKTIKLWDPNTGDLHHTLEGHSDWVRSVAFSPNGQLLASGSHDKTIKLWDPNTGDLHHTLEGHSDWVRSVAFSPNGQLLASSSHDKTIKLWDPNTGDLHHTLEGHSDWVRSVAFSPNGQLLTSCSQDKTIKLWDPIIGNLRQTLEGHSGWVESVAFSPNGQLLASCSQDKTIKLWDPITADLRQTVQGYSSRVESVAFSPNDQLLASGSHDKTIKLWDPNTGDLHQTLQGHSGTVKSVTFSPNGKLLASGSYDKTIKLWNPRTGKVRQTFRGHYSRVLSVAFSPNGKLLASGSYDKTIKLWNPRTGKVHRTLEGHSGWVESVAFSPNCKLLASGSNDKTVKLWDPNTGDLHHTLEGHSDWVRSVAFSPNGQLLASASGSRDKTVKIWDPSTGDLRQALDGHSSPVLSEINVDISILENEWLCFRGRRVLWLPPQFRPTCLGFKAGILGLGHSSGRVSFISVTAQLSTALDVRQTPSRWQAIVTMPREQLRRTAA, translated from the exons ATGACCAAAGGAAACACCATGGCGTCTTCTCCACCACTGGAAAGTTACCAAATTGGCTGGATCTGTGCCTTACCTATTGAGGCGGCCGCCGCTGAGGAAATGCTTGATGAGGATTTTGGTCCACTTGATGAACAAGACAATGCGGACACAAACATATATACCTTGGGTCGAATCGGCAAACATCATGTTGTGATTGCATGTATGGGAGGGCGATATGGGACGACTTCAGCCACAATAGTTGCCAATAATATGATGCGGACTTTTTCAAAGTCATTACGAGTTGGGTTGATGGTTGGGATTGGAGGAGGAATTCCAACCGCCACCAATGATATCCGACTGGGTGATATTGTAATCAGTTATCCTACGGATACATGTGGTGGCGTACTCCAGCATGATATGGGACGAATTGGTGAAGATGGAAAACTCACCCGTACTGGGTCATTGAACAGTCCACCTAGATTATTGTTGGTTGCGGCTGACAAGATGAGGACTCATATGTTAACAAAAGATCCTTCCTACCCATATTATATTGAGAAGGTAATCCAGAAAAACGCGCGCACACGACGGAATTTCGGCAGACCAGAACCGCGAAATGATCGGCTCTTCCAAACTGAGTATGAGCATCCCCCCACCGCAGATACCTGTGACAATTGTTTGGCAGAATGGGAGGTCAGCAGGCCTGAGCGCGAGGACAATGAACCACAGCCACATTATGGTATTATTGCATCAGGAAATGCTGTTGTTAAACATGGGAAAACAAGGGAGCGGCTGCAGAAGGATACTGGTGCATTGTGCTTTGAAATGGAGGCTGCTGGCTTGATGCTAGACTTTCCATGTATTGTTATTCGTGGTCTTTGTGACTATGCCGACTCTCACAAGACCAAGAGATGGCAGGGTTATGCTGCATTGGCAGCTGCATCCTATACAAAAGAACTACTTAGTTATGTGCCTCATGGTCAGGTATCACAAGAGAAATTGGTGACGGATACTT TAACAATTGCCAAAGAACTGAAAAGCTTGAACAGTAGTACCAACTCTGTTGTCAAAAAAATAGATTTGCAAGGATTGAAAACTGCCGCCGGAGCAGCATTTAACTCTTATGATAATCAACACACCGAATGTCTTTCAGGAACCCGAGTTGAGCTGCTGCGAGAAATTGAAGATTGGACAAAATCACCGGACGGAAAATCCATATTGTGGCTGAACGGCATGGCTGGGACTGGAAAGTCAACAATCTCCCGAACAGTTGCGGGTTGTCTTAAACGGCAACATCTACTCGGAGCAACCTTCTTCTTTAAGAGAGGTGAAGAGGACCGAGGAACAGCAAAGAAGCTTTTCCCAACATTGGTAGAGCAACTGATCAATGGCCTACCCCACATGTTCCCAGAAGTCCAAATGGCAATCGACGATGATCCAAATATTTCAGAAAACGAATTGGAGGAACAATTTGAAAAGCTTCTTATTGACCCACTGCTTCGAATTGAACAGGGCGGGGAGACGACAACCAGAGTGATCGTGATCGATGCTCTGGATGAATGCGATTGTGAAGATGATATACGGGTCATTCTCCGGCTTCTGCCACAAGTACGAAGGTCGACTTCAATGCAACTTCGATTTTTTTTAACAAGCAGACCTGAGTTGCCAATCAAGCTGGGCTTCACAGAGATAACTGGTGTTTACCAGGATTTGGTTCTTCATGAGATTCCCGAGCCAGTGATAGAGCGCGATATATCATTGTATTTTAAGGATCAATTCTCCCGTTTAAGACGAGAGCGCTCATTTTCATCAACTTGGCCCGGGGATGCAACTGTTAAAATACTGATTGACAAAGCCTTCCCTTTGTTCATTGCAGCTGCTACCTTATGTCGATTTATTGGTGATGTGAATTGGAACCCCAAGAAACGGCTTGACGAGTTTCTATCAGATCAAACAATTTATGTGTCCAAGATGGATAGGATATATGTTCCTGTGCTAAAGCAACTCCTTACTGGCCAGAATGAGGAGGAGTCACAGCAATTACTTGAAGATTTCAAGAGGATAGTTGGAGCTGTGATTATTCTTGCCACCCCACTCTCAATAAATGCCCTTAGCCAGCTGCTGGACAGAGAGCgagaggatgttgaatgCCGGTTAGGTCGACTCCACTCAGTTCtcagtataccaaatgattTTGACACCCCTGTCAGAGTTTTCCATCTATCATTCCGAGATTTTCTTCTGGATCATCAGAAAG TGACTATTGAGAAGCTGGAGTCACTTATACAG GGCGACAAATATTCAGAAATATCAGGGTTCTTTTATGATGCAAAACGGTTTGTTCGTAAAAATCGGCAAATAGTTGCTAGTGCTCCACTGCAACTTTACTCATCAGGGCTTATTTTTGCCCCCAACAACTCAACAATTAAAGGACAATTTCATAGTGAGTTGGCGGCTTGGGGCCAATTGCCACGGGTTGAGGAGAACTGGAGCGTGGAATTACAAACCCTTGAGGGCCATTCTGGATGGGTTGAGTCTGTGGCCTTTTCGCCCAATGGCCAGCTGCTGGCATCTGGCTCCAATGACAAGACTATCAAGCTTTGGGACCCCAACACAGGCGACCTGCACCACACACTTGAAGGCCATTCTGATTGGGTTCGGTCTGTGGCCTTCTCGCCCAATGGCCAGCTGCTGGCATCTGGCTCCCATGACAAGACTATCAAGCTTTGGGACCCCAACACAGGCGACCTGCACCATACCCTTGAAGGCCATTCTGATTGGGTTCGGTCTGTGGCCTTCTCGCCCAATGGCCAGCTGCTGGCATCTAGCTCCCATGACAAGACTATCAAGCTTTGGGACCCCAACACAGGCGACCTGCACCATACCCTTGAAGGCCATTCTGATTGGGTTCGGTCTGTTGCCTTCTCGCCCAATGGCCAGCTGCTGACATCTTGCTCCCAGGACAAGACTATCAAGCTTTGGGATCCCATCATAGGCAATCTGCGCCAGACCCTTGAGGGCCATTCTGGATGGGTTGAATCTGTGGCTTTCTCGCCAAATGGCCAGTTGCTGGCATCATGCTCCCAGGACAAGACTATCAAGCTTTGGGATCCCATCACAGCCGATCTGCGCCAGACCGTTCAGGGCTATTCTAGTCGAGTTGAGTCTGTGGCCTTCTCGCCCAATGACCAGCTGCTGGCATCTGGCTCCCATGACAAGACTATCAAGCTTTGGGATCCCAACACAGGTGACTTGCACCAGACCCTTCAGGGCCATTCTGGAACAGTTAAGTCTGTAACCTTCTCACCTAATGGCAAGCTGCTGGCATCTGGCTCTTATGACAAGACTATCAAGCTTTGGAATCCCCGCACAGGCAAGGTGCGCCAGACCTTTCGGGGCCATTATAGTCGAGTTCTGTCTGTGGCCTTCTCGCCCAATGGTAAGCTACTGGCATCTGGCTCTTATGACAAGACTATCAAGCTTTGGAATCCCCGCACAGGCAAGGTGCACCGCACACTTGAAGGCCATTCTGGATGGGTTGAGTCTGTGGCCTTCTCGCCCAATTGTAAGCTGCTGGCATCTGGCTCTAATGACAAGACTGTCAAGCTTTGGGACCCCAACACAGGCGACCTACACCACACACTTGAAGGCCATTCTGATTGGGTCCGGTCTGTGGCCTTCTCGCCCAATGGCCAGCTGCTGGCATCTGCATCTGGCTCTCGTGACAAGACTGTCAAGATTTGGGATCCCAGTACAGGCGATCTGCGCCAAGCCCTTGACGGCCATTCCAGCCCAGTCTTGTCCGAAATCAATGTTGATATATCTATTCTAGAAAACGAATGGCTCTGCTTTCGGGGCAGAAGGGTGTTATGGCTTCCCCCACAATTTCGTCCAACGTGCTTGGGATTTAAAGCAGGTATATTAGGCCTTGGTCATTCATCTGGAAGGGTTTCCTTCATATccgtgacggctcagctcagcacCGCTCTCGACGTTCGACAAACACCatcaagatggcaagcaatTGTTACAATGCCACGCGAGCAATTAAGACGAACGGCTGCTTAG
- a CDS encoding uncharacterized protein (COG:L;~EggNog:ENOG410Q09C;~InterPro:IPR021109,IPR000477,IPR000953,IPR036397, IPR023780,IPR012337,IPR041373,IPR043502,IPR041588, IPR001584,IPR016197,IPR043128;~PFAM:PF17917,PF09337,PF17919,PF00078,PF00385, PF17921;~go_function: GO:0003676 - nucleic acid binding [Evidence IEA];~go_process: GO:0015074 - DNA integration [Evidence IEA]), which translates to MFCLPCWNKLSTENSEECSCIMNPQTVNITSLPISCKTWKTAAVTMRITLHLLPEPMPQLQNPPTLSDPLNTLLHCSLLKTILMLWICLLLTVTQPPVEIVGNASVVAPKTTWSETAHYLIIALWESAQPIYHPRPHSPRKPRTYTCVRTIPFPIPRPVSKRSESGLSRDQTMNERTIRISAAATQGLTVEEESYRSNLMILPITLSRHEKELLSYAMLDTGAEGKRFIDKEWAQDKGLELLPLKKPIRLETFDGQEAESGPITHYAQMHMRINDHQERRACFLVTQLAHYPVVLGLPWLKIHDPRIGFAEHTVLFDSKYCQEHCNMPMRPAKIRALHDIPQKTRPKHLPPRPERLKHRDIAAVSMSACCAYARRSYRLFTVTVDDIEAALNPVPDEEDPMAKLPPEFQDFADVFSPREAERLPPHRPYDHDIKLQDGKVPPFGPLYPMSREELKALKEWIEENLKKGFIRPSSSPAASPVLFVKKPGGGLRFCVDYRALNAITVKDRYPLPLTKETLNNLKGMKYFTKIDIISAFNNLRIKKGLEYLTAFRTRLGLFESLVMPFGLTGAPASFQRFMNDTLRDYLDTFCTAYLDDILIYSKTREEHTRHVCLVLEKLRDAGLFAKLSKCEFAVPETKFLGIIVGRDGLRMDPDKVKTIVDWETPTCVTDVQAFIGFANFYRRFIKDFSKIITPLVNLTKKGIQFKWNTTCELSFNMLKKAFTTAPVLRPFDWNKEVILETDASDYVSAGVLSQYDDDGVLHPVAFFSKKHSVTECNYEIYDKELLAIIRCFEEWRPELEGTPSPVKVITDHRNLEYFMTTKLLNRRQARWSEFLSRFNFKIIYRPGKQGVKPDALTRRSEDLPKEGDERLLHQSQTVLKKENLELAPDSSSVTLNVTTRAQAHSAENPIVNPPRTPAQTRRVRFADETNHNVPEPPQDIKNLLDSAYPLDETVQSILEALDKNATRHPKITLADCQRRGNYLFYRNRLYVPDHGELKAELLRQCHDKPAAGHPGRSKTYELMSREYYWPGMYQYVEQWTQNCHTCRRITPSREARQGLLRPLPVPERSWQDISMDFITHLPPSHGYDAILVVVDRLTKMKHFIPCKGTCNAEEVAHLYTCNVWKLHGLPRTIVSDRGPQFIAQFWKHLMRRLQITNLLSTAYHPETDGQTERTNAVLEQYLRAYVSYLQDDWSEWLPLAEFAANSTRSETTCVSPFFANYGFHPRMGFEPVQPTNQPTRDAEEFACRMKLITEFVRTEIISAQARQEEQANRKRQPARCYQVGQYVWLDSRNIRTLRPQKKLDWKNLGPFCITEIVSPHAYKLDLPASMRIHPVFNVSLLRPAARNPAPGQRQEPPPPVEVDGLEEWQVEDILDSRWERRGRGGPRLKYTVKWTGYDELTEEPASYLEHAQEIVTNYHRRYPYKPGPGLDGARP; encoded by the coding sequence ATGTTCTGCCTACCCTGCTGGAACAAGCTATCAACCGAGAACTCCGAGGAATGCTCATGCATAATGAACCCCCAAACCGTGAATATCACCAGTTTGCCAATTTCTTGCAAGACTTGGAAAACCGCCGCCGTCACTATGAGAATAACCCTCCACCTGCTGCCCGAACCTATGCCTCAGCTACAAAACCCACCAACCCTGTCAGACCCACTGAACACCCTGCTACACTGCAGCCTGCTGAAAACAATACTGATGTTATGGATCTGTCTTCTGCTCACCGTCACACAACCTCCCGTCGAGATCGTGGGGAATGCTTCCGTTGTGGCTCCAAAAACCACTTGGTCCGAAACTGCCCACTACCTGATAATCGCCCTGTGGGAGTCCGCCCAGCCTATCTATCACCCCCGTCCTCACTCTCCCCGCAAGCCCAGAACCTACACCTGTGTCAGAACGATACCGTTCCCCATCCCCAGACCTGTCAGCAAAAGGAGCGAGTCTGGCCTAAGTCGCGACCAGACGATGAATGAGCGCACTATCCGTatctctgctgctgccacccaAGGATTAACTGTTGAAGAGGAATCCTACCGTTCAAACCTGATGATTCTGCCCATAACCCTGTCCCGACATGAAAAAGAACTGCTAAGCTATGCCAtgcttgacactggtgcCGAAGGAAAGAGATTTATTGATAAGGAATGGGCCCAAGACAAAGGTCTTGAGCTACTGCCACTGAAAAAACCAATCCGCCTTGAGACTTTTGAcggtcaagaagctgagagtGGACCAATCACCCACTATGCCCAAATGCATATGAGAATTAACGATCACCAAGAGAGAAGGGCTTGCTTCCTGGTCACACAGCTAGCGCACTATCCTGTTGTACTAGGACTTCCCTGGTTAAAGATCCACGATCCCCGAATTGGCTTTGCTGAGCATACTGTCCTGTTTGATAGCAAGtactgccaggaacactgcaaCATGCCCATGAGACCTGCAAAAATACGAGCTTTACATGATATTCCACAAAAGACCCGCCCAAAACACCTGCCTCCCCGACCTGAGCGCTTGAAACACCGAGATATTGCTGCTGTATCCATGTCTGCCTGCTGTGCCTATGCCCGAAGGAGTTATCGCCTGTTTACTGTCACCgttgatgatattgaagctGCCCTGAACCCTGTGCctgatgaagaagacccaATGGCGAAACTACCACCTGAGTTCCAAGACTTTGCAGATGTATTCTCACCCAGGGAGGCTGAGCGCCTGCCACCCCACCGCCCATATGATCATGATATTAAGCTACAAGATGGGAAAGTGCCCCcatttgggcccttgtaCCCAATGTCCCGAGAAGAGCTGAAGGCCCTGAAGGAATGGATTGAGGAAAACCTGAAGAAAGGGTTTATTCGCcccagctcatcacctgctgcATCACCTGTCCTGTTTGTGAAGAAGCCTGGAGGAGGCCTCCGGttctgtgttgactatcGCGCCCTGAATGCCATCACTGTGAAAGATCGCTACCCACTACCActgaccaaggagaccctgAACAACCTGAAAGGGATGAAATATTTCACCAAGATTGATATCATTTCTGCCTTCAATAACCTGAGAATCAAGAAAGGACTTGAATACCTGACTGCTTTCCGTACACGACTAGGGTTATTTGAATCCCTTGTGATGCCCTTTGGTCTGACTGGTGCACCTGCTTCATTCCAGCGATTCATGAATGACACCCTGCGAGACTACTTGGATACCTTCTGCACTGCCTATCTGGATGACATCCTGATCTATAGTAAGACCCGTGAGGAGCATACCCGCCATGTCTGCTTGGTTCTTGAGAAACTGCGAGATGCAGGCCTCTTTGCCAAACTGTCCAAGTGTGAATTTGCTGTGCCTGAGACCAAGTTCCTGGGTATCATTGTTGGCCGAGATGGCCTACGCATGGATCCTGACAAAGTGAAGACTATTGTTGACTGGGAAACCCCAACTTGTGTGACTGATGTCCAAGCATTTATTGGCTTTGCAAACTTCTACCGGAGGTTCATCAAGGATTTCTCCAAGATCATTACACCCCTAGTGAACCTGACAAAGAAAGGCATCCAGTTTAAATGGAACACTACCTGTGAGCTAAGCTTTAATATGCTGAAAAAGGCCTTCACCACTGCACCTGTCCTTAGACCATTTGACTGGAATAAGGAAGTTATTCTGGAAACTGATGCTTCTGACTATGTTTCTGCTGGAGTCCTGTCTCAGtatgacgatgatggtgTCTTACACCCTGtggctttcttctccaagaaACACTCAGTGACTGAATGCAATTATGAGATCTATGATAAGGAGTTATTGGCTATTATCCGCTGCTTCGAAGAATGGCGCCCTGAGCTGGAAGGAACCCCATCTCCTGTCAAAGTTATCACTGATCACCGGAAtctggaatacttcatgacaaCCAAGCTCTTGAATCGTCGACAGGCCCGCTGGTCTGAGTTCCTGTCCCGTTttaacttcaagatcatttACCGCCCAGGCAAACAAGGAGTGAAACCTGATGCCCTGACCAGGAGGTCAGAGGATCTCCCTAAGGAGGGGGATGAGCGCCTGCTacaccaaagccagactgttctgaagaaagagaaccttGAGCTTGCACCTGACAGTTCATCTGTTACCCTGAACGTTACAACTAGAGCCCAAGCTCATTCTGCTGAGAACCCTATTGTGAACCCACCCAGAACACCTGCTCAAACAAGGAGAGTTAGATTTGCTGATGAGACCAATCACAACGTGCCAGAACCACcacaagatatcaagaatctGCTGGACAGTGCATACCCACTTGATGAGACAGTACAGTCAATCCTGGAAGCCCTGGACAAGAATGCCACACGACACCCTAAGATCACCTTGGCTGActgccagagaagaggcaaCTATCTCTTCTACCGGAATCGACTTTATGTTCCAGATCATGGAGAGTTAAAAGCCGAGCTATTGAGACAATGTCATGAtaagccagctgcaggacaCCCTGGCCGATCCAAAACCTATGAGCTCATGTCCCGAGAATACTACTGGCCTGGAATGTATCAATATGTTGAGCAATGGACCCAGAACTGCCACACATGCCGCCGCATaacaccatccagagaagcCCGTCAAGGCCTCCTGCGCCCTCTGCCTGTTCCTGAAAGATCCTGGCAAGACATTAGCatggacttcatcacacatcTCCCGCCAAGCCATGGGTATGATGCAATCCTGGTTGTAGTAGACCGACTGACAAAAATGAAACACTTCATTCCATGCAAGGGAACCTGCAATGCAGAAGAAGTTGCCCACCTGTACACTTGCAATGTTTGGAAACTCCATGGCCTGCCACGAACTATTGTATCAGACCGAGGTCCGCAATTCATTGCCCAATTCTGGAAACATCTGATGCGCCGCCTGCAAATCACAAACTTGCTCTCAACTGCATATCACCCTGAGACTGATGGCCAGACTGAGAGGACTAATGCTGTTCTGGAACAATACCTCCGCGCCTATGTATCCTACCTGCAAGATGACTGGTCTGAATGGCTACCACTAGCAGAGTTTGCTGCTAATTCTACCCGCTCTGAGACTACCTGTGTTTCCCCATTCTTTGCAAACTATGGATTTCATCCACGAATGGGATTTGAACCTGTCCAGCCTACCAACCAGCCCACCAGAGATGCTGAGGAATTCGCCTGCCGGATGAAGTTAATCACTGAGTTTGTTCGTACAGAAATTATATCTGCCCAGGCTCGCCAGGAGGAACAAGCCAACCGGAAGAGACAACCTGCCCGTTGTTACCAAGTTGGTCAGTATGTATGGCTAGATTCTCGCAATATCCGGACCCTTCGCCCGCAGAAGAAGCTAGACTGGAAGAACTTAGGGCCATTCTGCATTACTGAGATCGTCAGTCCGCACGCTTATAAGCTTGACCTGCCTGCCAGCATGAGGATACACCCAGTATTCAACGTCAGCCTACTTCGCCCTGCTGCCAGAAACCCTGCCCCGGGCCAAAGACAAGAGCCCCCACCACCTGTTGAAGTTGATGGACTCGAAGAATGGCAAGTTGAAGACATCTTGGATTCCCGTTGGGAAAGAAGAGGCCGTGGAGGACCTCGCTTGAAGTATACTGTCAAATGGACTGGTTATGATGAGCTGACTGAAGAACCTGCCTCATACCTGGAGCATGCTCAAGAGATCGTAACAAATTACCATCGCCGTTATCCCTACAAGCCTGGGCCTGGCCTCGACGGAGCTCggccttga
- a CDS encoding uncharacterized protein (COG:S;~EggNog:ENOG410PS70) — MDFPFNSLPAKDEEEFCNLVKRPRRVSKTPHPHKTSKTTTTSGPTSLKPQHRQRRETTKRREPYVSFGDQGTTASAGAYGSLLRICRPVNNGSRDPPKSGMIGLESTDTESWFISGRATEFLENAQDVTNGFGLRVQNDLSSDPPTVKFLDGRWPVISYRTKEGFLVTNPELKLQMDPNFSMQDLDYLKRKDNLRTQYYKGIHDHGIIVIQDLPELSSNEERLYDNREHICVLIGLFREGVAQELQWNVIKEERATHPRVKPIPITHPLGQDESVEFTAAFKLHTITFGADWRKFLISSKDIVFDPQTATLADSAALFTTDPNLSWHLCRNLEHIMSVCSIPLDIAGFDGKDSASVDNLKNDGPTIALTSPDGQSNILSRRAPKSRPIRPIALTCGDFGDHRVSVSGSYFAFMFMLKMHGRLSDAPEVRQRIYEICTGHLQWVSRLGARAAFSSNIWVDGREADQSDATDLPANSPVNMPSHIIKATEYLKVFQNTCDLVFVCRWLREFALKWFGQLVKTKNHLTPTWQHSAESDIPKYRLSDQVWIWKALKNIEDLVSRVETVQKDTYNETLEKFLHIKDHLYSRGVRKTKAGTELDFTADGMRKQNLRRFTLFNDVVRSHMLSVTRSARETRFLLHDRDTVLYYGLEWRFFDGEEKGWKRLVQNQTEHDKDCNDESQWDSPLRYGLAIEMANQNHQFDRDFPASDISMPRRSS, encoded by the exons ATGGACTTCCCCTTCAATAGTCTTCCAGcaaaagatgaagaggaatttTGCAACCTAGTTAAGC GCCCTCGTCGCGTCTCCAAAACACCCCATCCCCACAAAACGTCCAAAACAACAACTACGTCTGGCCCAACGTCTTTGAAGCCACAACACCGACAGCGACGAGAAACTACAAAGCGCCGCGAACCGTACGTTTCCTTCGGCGACCAGGGCACAACGGCGAGCGCGGGCGCGTATGGCTCTCTGCTACGTATCTGTCGCCCTGTGAACAATGGCTCACGCGATCCTCCCAAATCTGGCATGATCGGATTGGAATCCACCGACACAGAGTCTTGGTTTATTTCTGGGCGCGCGACTGAGTTTCTGGAAAATGCCCAGGACGTCACCAATGGGTTTGGTCTGAGGGTCCAGAACGATTTATCTTCTGACCCGCCGACGGTGAAGTTTCTGGATGGCCGCTGGCCGGTCATCTCTTATCGCACCAAGGAAGGCTTTTTGGTCACT AACCCGGAGCTGAAGCTTCAAATGGATCCGAATTTCTCCATGCAAGATCTGGACTACCTCAAGAGGAAGGACAACCTCCGGACACAGTACTATAAAGGGATCCATGACCATGGAATCATTGTCATACAAGATCTGCCAGAGCTCAGCAGCAATGAGGAAAGGCTTTACGACAACCGAGAACATATCTGTGTGCTGATAGGCTTGTTCAGGGAAGGAGTCGCGCAAGAGCTTCAATGGAATGTCATCAAAGAGGAAAGAGCGACACACCCAAGGGTCAAACCTATCCCCATCACACACCCTTTGGGCCAGGATGAGTCAGTTGAATTCACTGCAGCGTTCAAGCTGCACACGATCACATTTGGAGCAGACTGGAGAAAATTCCTGATTTCAAGCAAGGATATTGTTTTCGATCCCCAGACTGCCACATTGGCTGATTCGGCAGCGTTGTTTACTACAGATCCGAATTTGAGTTGGCATCTCTGTCGCAACCTTGAACATATTATGTCCGTCTGCAGTATTCCGCTCGACATCgctggatttgatggaaaGGATTCAGCATCAGTTGACAACTTGAAGAATGATGGCCCGACAATTGCATTGACTTCTCCTGATGGTCAATCTAATATCCTTTCCCGGAGAGCACCAAAATCGAGACCAATAAGACCAATAGCGCTGACCTGCGGTGACTTCGGAGACCACCGAGTCAGTGTGTCCGGAAGCTA CTTTGCATTCATGTTCATGTTGAAAATGCACGGCCGCCTGTCTGACGCCCCAGAAGTACGTCAACGAATATACGAGATATGCACGGGTCATCTTCAGTGGGTATCACGTTTGGGTGCCAGAGCAGCTTTCTCCTCCAACATTTGGGTTGACGGTAGAGAGGCGGACCAGTCAGATGCAACAGATCTTCCAGCCAATAGCCCAGTGAACATGCCAAGCCACATCATCAAGGCAACCGAGTACTTGAAGGTGTTCCAAAACACTTGTGATTTAGTGTTCGTCTGTCGCTGGCTACGTGAATTTGCCCTAAAATGGTTTGGCCAGTTGGTCAAAACTAAAAATCATCTCACGCCAACCTGGCAGCACTCAGCCGAATCGGATATTCCCAAATACCGTCTGAGTGATCAAGTCTGGATCTGGAAAGCATTGAAGAACATTGAGGATCTTGTCAGTCGAGTTGAAACGGTGCAGAAGGATACATATAACGAGACGCTGGAGAAGTTCTTACATATTAAAGACCATCTCTACTCCCGTGGAGTTCGGAAAACAAAGGCGGGCACGGAGCTGGACTTTACCGCAGACGGAATGCGCAAACAGAATCTCCGTCGCTTCACCCTATTCAATGATGTGGTTAGAAGCCATATGCTTAGTGTAACACGCAGTGCACGTGAGACTCGCTTTTTGCTTCACGACAGAGACACCGTCCTCTATTATGGGCTGGAGTGGAGGTTCTTTGACGGCGAAGAAAAGGGTTGGAAGCGGCTCGTACAAAATCAGACTGAGCATGACAAAGACTGCAATGATGAATCTCAGTGGGATAGTCCGCTCCGGTATGGGTTGGCGATTGAAATGGCCAACCAAAACCACCAGTTCGACCGCGACTTTCCGGCTTCCGACATATCCATGCCAAGACGGTCATCATGA